One window from the genome of Hoplias malabaricus isolate fHopMal1 chromosome X2, fHopMal1.hap1, whole genome shotgun sequence encodes:
- the LOC136676752 gene encoding urea transporter 2-like — protein MPASQISEVISANIANILQASISEHSKELQPLMANKVIQTEQKGQTPEKGEQHPTTSSSRNVKVKLTRFVSYFAGDMAPFAEWIKGQFILIQILDWVLRGAAQVMFVNNPLSGLIIFAGLILQSRWVALNGFVGTLFATISALILKQNRGAIAAGLYGYNGILVGLLMAVFSSAGDWYWWLLLPNIFLSMACPIVSSALASINSRWDLPVFTLPFNILVCLHIVATGHYNQHFPQVLIQPVTSFPNITWSELDYALLFRSIPVGIGQVYGCDNAWTGGIFIIALFISSPITCVHAVIGSAIGMVSGLALAAPFQNIYFGLWGYNCVLACIAIGGMFYALTWQAHLLAVTCAFFCAYLSSAIANIMATFGLPACTWPFCLSALTFLLITTEIKAIYKLPLAKVTYPEKNLIYFWKLKKEERAEKLQKAQEKVQQQEKEAQMAKECDFKIMIESQQQEQSKLPETSAEKHTNNTENLPENTTITVSTDSTCL, from the exons ATGCCTGCATCACAAATCTCAGAG GTTATTTCTGCGAATATTGCAAACATCCTCCAAGCATCTATTTCTGAGCACTCAAAG GAGCTGCAACCACTCATGGCCAACAAAGTTATTCAGACAGAGCAGAAGGGTCAGACCCCTGAGAAGGGAGAGCAGCACCCCACCACATCTTCATCCAGGAACGTGAAGGTCAAACTTACGCGCTTTGTGTCTTACTTCGCCGGAGACATGGCTCCCTTTGCCGAGTGGATAAAAG gTCAGTTCATCCTGATTCAGATTTTGGACTGGGTGCTGAGAGGGGCAGCACAGGTCATGTTTGTGAACAACCCCTTGAGTGGACTCATCATTTTTGCTGGACTTATCCTCCAGAGCAGATGGGTTGCTCTCAATGGCTTCGTAGGCACCTTATTTGCCACTATCTCAGCCCTCATTTTGAAACAAAACAG gggAGCTATAGCAGCAGGTTTGTATGGATATAATGGAATCCTGGTGGGTCTTCTGATGGCTGTCTTCTCCAGTGCTGGTGACTGGTACTGGTGGCTTCTGCTGCCCAATATCTTCTTGTCAATGGCATG CCCGATTGTCTCCAGTGCACTGGCCTCTATCAACAGTCGCTGGGATTTGCCGGTCTTTACTCTTCCTTTCAACATCTTGGTGTGTCTACACATAGTGGCTACAGGCCATTACAACCAGCACTTCCCTCAGGTTCTAATCCAACCTGTGACCTCCTTCCCCAACATCACCTGGTCTGAGCTGGATTATGCTTTG CTCTTTCGGTCCATTCCTGTGGGTATTGGGCAGGTCTATGGCTGTGACAATGCTTGGACAGGAGGCATTTTCATCATTGCACTTTTTATTTCTTCACCAATCACTTGTGTTCATGCGGTGATTGGTTCTGCCATAGGTATGGTGTCAG GTCTCGCTCTTGCTGCACCCTTCCAGAACATCTACTTTGGGCTGTGGGGATACAACTGCGTTTTGGCTTGTATCGCAATAGGTGGAATGTTCTATGCTCTCACATGGCAGGCCCATCTCTTGGCAGTCACATGTG CATTTTTCTGCGCCTACCTCAGCTCCGCTATCGCCAATATTATGGCCACG TTTGGTCTCCCAGCTTGCACTTGGCCCTTTTGCCTGTCTGCCCTCACTTTCCTTTTGATCACCACTGAGATAAAAGCCATCTACAAGCTGCCACTGGCCAAGGTGACCTATCCTGAGAAAAACCTCATCTACTTCTGGAAGTtgaaaaaagaggagagagcTGAGAAGCTGCAGAAAGCCCAAGAGAAGGTGCAACAGCAGGAGAAAGAGGCTCAGATGGCAAAAGAGTGTGACTTTAAGATTATGATAGAGAGCCAGCAGCAGGAGCAATCGAAGCTTCCAGAGACGAGTGCTGAAAAACACACTAACAACACGGAGAATTTACCAGAAAACACAACCATTACTGTCAGCACAGATTCAACATGTTTATAA